A genomic segment from uncultured Marinifilum sp. encodes:
- a CDS encoding BamA/TamA family outer membrane protein, producing MRKIFLFLGVLLNVVCVCAQNNVISEAPDGKLLDHSIFFIGDLGEGDIVKSNLAMLKEQMSGANTKATLVFLGNSIGKDYAHEDIDEINEGDKNLIDLLDLAKNCKGEVIFLPGEKEWNQGHKHGWEAIMNLETYVEDYIGKGDVFLPSGGCPGPVEINLTDEVVLLVVDSQWWLHAADKPEAECGLENPSDFLILISDALKRNKNKKIVFASHHPMYSAGKHGGNFPFPGPVELYRKVIGTQQDFAYPYYKQMRYMGRKLFNGIDNVITVGSHDNSLQFIEKNSSFFVVSGSGSKTDYVSNKKMDFAASEIGFSRLNFYSNDEVWIEMWSVGKNGEQDPRVIFRKKLYTKKVLSEEDLAKKYESLDFSDSTITIAASNLYDTDSKSKRQIMGNNYREDWSTPIKVPVFDIAKEKGGLRILKRGGGQQTRSLRLQAKNGKQYVLRSVEKYTEKAIPDILRGTFAAKIVQDGISESYPYAAIAVPKLAEAVGVYHANPKIVYVPDDPRFGIYQEDFKNELYLFEERPKGNMEDEDSFGNTTEVIGTDKLIEKRFKNSELQIDETAVLKARLFDVFLNDWDRHDDQWRWAIFKKDGKEIARPIPRDRDQVFFYSDGKLPWLIRRKWAMPKFQVFDSITENVVGLGVNARYFDRNFLQSKNKEDWLQMAEELKLKLSDEIIENAIKDLPPEVYEISGKEIEAKLKARREQLPLLANDFYNFLAKQVDVVGTNENEDFSAKWDKEGNLKVKVHRLSKKGNKKEKLFERKFINGETDEVRIYGLSGKDEFEVKGKNVRGVVLKVVGGKGKDKYKVEKTKRANLTIYDKSKTKIKGDGAFKNRLSKNSNVNVYDRKSFKYDIISPAANLNFVSDDGLIFGAGFNIKKQNFRKEPYGSLHKFIFNYSFMYPSIEFKYSGEITGIINNLDLLATLNYNTPNFQGYYYGLGNETVNPHLDDNEYNRIRMGRVEIYPKLRKKISANQSVSFGPFYEQLELKATPGRFITDFTNMANNLDFSTDFATRRYLGIGFHHKLDTRDNKIIPSRGIYWLSSWKFYRGLGQNDHNFQKMESDLRLYTSFGRPQRSILAVRFGAAHNTSGYSFYQANKLGLKSNLRGYRQDRFAGDDIVYQNTDFRFRLAKFKSYFLGGEMGVLAFNDFGRVWLNGESSNKWHHGYGGGLWISPFKLMVITANYGMSEEENIFSLEFKYMF from the coding sequence ATGAGAAAAATATTTTTGTTTTTAGGAGTACTATTAAATGTAGTTTGTGTTTGTGCTCAGAATAATGTCATTTCTGAAGCTCCAGATGGAAAATTATTAGATCATAGTATTTTTTTTATCGGAGATTTGGGAGAAGGTGATATTGTAAAGTCTAATCTGGCTATGTTAAAAGAGCAGATGAGTGGGGCAAATACAAAAGCGACGCTTGTTTTTTTAGGCAATTCAATTGGTAAAGATTATGCCCACGAGGATATTGACGAGATAAATGAAGGAGACAAAAATTTAATTGACTTACTGGATTTAGCTAAAAACTGTAAAGGCGAGGTAATTTTTTTACCTGGCGAAAAAGAATGGAACCAGGGACATAAGCATGGTTGGGAAGCTATTATGAATCTCGAAACCTATGTTGAAGATTATATTGGTAAAGGAGATGTGTTTTTACCTTCGGGAGGATGTCCCGGACCGGTTGAAATAAATTTGACCGATGAAGTTGTGCTTTTAGTTGTTGACTCGCAATGGTGGTTGCATGCTGCAGATAAACCTGAAGCGGAATGTGGACTCGAGAATCCCTCCGATTTTTTAATTCTGATCAGCGATGCGTTAAAGAGGAATAAAAATAAGAAAATTGTTTTTGCTTCTCATCATCCTATGTATAGCGCAGGAAAACATGGGGGGAATTTCCCGTTTCCCGGACCGGTGGAGTTGTATAGAAAAGTTATTGGTACACAGCAAGATTTTGCATATCCATATTATAAGCAAATGAGATATATGGGAAGAAAGCTATTTAATGGTATCGATAATGTTATCACTGTTGGATCTCATGATAATAGTCTCCAGTTTATCGAGAAAAATTCTTCGTTCTTTGTTGTTTCTGGTTCGGGAAGTAAAACGGATTATGTTTCTAATAAAAAAATGGATTTTGCAGCTAGCGAAATTGGTTTTTCCCGATTGAATTTTTACTCGAACGATGAGGTTTGGATAGAGATGTGGTCGGTTGGAAAGAATGGAGAACAGGATCCGAGAGTAATATTTAGAAAAAAATTATATACCAAAAAAGTGCTCTCGGAGGAAGATTTAGCTAAAAAATATGAATCTCTTGATTTTTCAGATAGTACCATAACAATAGCAGCAAGTAATCTATACGATACCGATAGTAAAAGCAAAAGGCAAATTATGGGAAATAATTACCGAGAAGATTGGTCTACTCCCATAAAAGTACCTGTTTTTGATATCGCAAAAGAAAAAGGAGGCTTGCGCATTTTAAAGCGTGGAGGCGGACAGCAAACCCGATCATTGCGTTTGCAGGCTAAAAATGGAAAGCAGTATGTACTTCGATCGGTAGAGAAATATACCGAAAAGGCAATTCCAGACATATTAAGAGGCACTTTTGCCGCAAAAATTGTTCAGGATGGAATCTCAGAATCATATCCTTATGCAGCAATAGCAGTTCCTAAATTAGCCGAAGCGGTTGGTGTTTATCATGCCAATCCTAAAATTGTTTATGTGCCCGACGATCCTCGTTTTGGAATTTATCAGGAAGATTTTAAAAATGAGCTTTATTTGTTTGAGGAAAGACCCAAAGGAAACATGGAGGATGAGGATAGTTTTGGAAATACTACCGAAGTGATAGGTACCGATAAATTAATAGAAAAAAGATTCAAAAATAGTGAGCTTCAGATAGATGAGACAGCAGTTTTAAAAGCCCGTTTATTTGATGTTTTTCTTAACGATTGGGATAGGCACGACGATCAGTGGAGATGGGCTATTTTTAAAAAAGATGGTAAAGAAATTGCTCGCCCAATACCCAGAGATCGCGACCAGGTATTTTTCTATAGTGATGGAAAATTACCTTGGTTAATACGCAGAAAATGGGCAATGCCGAAATTTCAGGTATTCGATTCTATTACCGAAAATGTGGTTGGACTAGGGGTTAATGCCAGATATTTTGACCGGAATTTCTTACAGTCGAAAAATAAGGAAGACTGGCTACAAATGGCAGAAGAATTAAAATTGAAATTAAGCGATGAAATTATCGAAAATGCAATTAAAGATTTACCGCCGGAAGTTTATGAAATATCCGGAAAGGAAATAGAAGCTAAGTTAAAAGCAAGAAGAGAACAATTACCCTTACTGGCAAATGATTTTTATAACTTCTTAGCCAAACAAGTTGATGTGGTTGGAACAAACGAAAATGAAGATTTTTCGGCTAAATGGGATAAGGAAGGTAATCTTAAAGTTAAGGTTCACCGATTGAGCAAGAAAGGCAATAAAAAAGAAAAATTATTTGAACGTAAATTTATAAATGGCGAAACCGATGAGGTAAGAATTTATGGTTTAAGCGGCAAGGATGAGTTTGAAGTTAAAGGTAAAAATGTAAGAGGTGTTGTATTGAAAGTTGTTGGAGGAAAAGGAAAAGACAAATATAAAGTTGAAAAAACAAAACGAGCGAATCTTACTATTTACGATAAATCGAAAACTAAAATAAAAGGTGATGGTGCTTTTAAGAATCGGTTGTCTAAAAATTCTAATGTAAATGTGTACGACAGAAAATCATTTAAATATGATATTATTAGTCCGGCAGCGAATTTAAATTTTGTTAGTGATGATGGATTAATATTTGGTGCAGGATTTAATATTAAAAAACAAAACTTTAGAAAAGAACCTTATGGCTCATTACACAAGTTTATTTTTAACTATTCTTTTATGTATCCCTCGATAGAATTTAAGTATTCTGGCGAAATAACAGGTATCATTAACAATCTCGATTTGCTGGCAACTCTTAATTATAATACACCTAATTTTCAGGGATATTATTACGGATTAGGGAATGAAACGGTAAATCCTCATTTAGATGATAATGAGTACAACAGAATTCGAATGGGACGAGTAGAAATATATCCAAAATTAAGAAAGAAAATAAGTGCAAACCAAAGTGTTTCTTTTGGTCCTTTTTATGAGCAGTTAGAGCTTAAGGCTACTCCCGGTCGTTTTATTACTGATTTTACCAATATGGCCAATAATTTAGATTTTAGTACTGATTTTGCTACCAGAAGATATTTGGGTATAGGGTTTCATCATAAATTAGATACCCGGGATAATAAAATAATACCCAGTCGTGGAATTTACTGGTTAAGCAGCTGGAAATTTTATAGAGGATTAGGACAAAATGATCATAATTTTCAGAAAATGGAAAGTGATTTGCGTTTGTATACAAGTTTTGGACGGCCACAGAGAAGCATATTAGCGGTGCGTTTTGGTGCAGCTCACAATACAAGCGGTTATTCGTTTTATCAGGCCAATAAATTGGGATTAAAATCGAACTTAAGAGGATATCGTCAGGATAGATTTGCAGGTGATGATATCGTATATCAGAATACTGATTTTAGATTTAGATTGGCTAAATTTAAATCGTATTTTCTGGGAGGAGAAATGGGTGTTTTAGCTTTTAATGATTTTGGTCGTGTATGGCTAAATGGCGAAAGCTCAAATAAATGGCATCATGGATATGGAGGTGGACTTTGGATTTCACCTTTTAAACTAATGGTAATAACTGCCAATTATGGAATGTCGGAAGAAGAGAATATCTTCTCTCTGGAATTTAAATATATGTTTTAA
- a CDS encoding DNA topoisomerase 3 → MKVCIAEKPSVAREIALIIGAKSKKDGYFEGNGYQVSWTFGHLCTLKEPHEYNLNWKYWHLNDLPIIPPRFSIRVIPDKGVQKQFDVLEKLIAGADEVINCGDAGIEGEVIQRWVLHKAKCKVPIKRLWISSLTEEAIREGFQNLRDGSEFDKLYAAGSSRSIGDWLLGINATRLYTLKYSNGKSVLSIGRVQTPTLALIVNRQKEIENFKPQTYWELKTVYREVSFAATRGRFDNKEEGISFLEKIKPEPFEIVSVEKKSGKEQPPRLYDLTSLQVDCNRKFSFSAEDTLRIIQSLYEKKLTTYPRVDTTYLTNDIYKKVPGILRKLTPYKDFAEPLLKDKIRKSKKVFDDKKVTDHHAIIPTGVNPSGINYDEKQVYDLVTRRFLSVFYPDCKVSNTTVMGKVTDIDFKATGKQILDPGWRVLYAKDSNVGEGVILPAFEKGESGEHLPDFAEKQTQAPKYYSEASLLRAMETAGKQVDDDELRDLMKENGIGRPSTRANIIETLFKRRYIRKEKKRLVATVTGVQLIDTIQNELLKSAELTGQWEKKLKDIELGNYEVNQFMAELKNMVVGIVWDVKSRKNISQIEVIDEEKEKEKKKAEAKAKKKKAQAAEISCPKCKEGKIVKGKSAFGCTNYKNGCNIRIPFEFAGKKLTDKQVEALVLKGKTPKIKGFLIDGVKKNGNIVLDPDFSLSLLEEEKEVWTCPKCKTGSLLKGNAAYGCSNYKNGCKFIVPFVFMDKKLTDAQIKSLVTQQKTALIKGFIDPNTKEKVNGKLILNNQCQIIFGKQ, encoded by the coding sequence ATGAAAGTTTGTATTGCCGAGAAACCAAGTGTAGCAAGAGAGATTGCTTTAATTATAGGTGCAAAGTCGAAAAAAGACGGTTATTTTGAAGGAAATGGATATCAGGTATCCTGGACTTTTGGACACTTGTGTACTCTTAAAGAACCTCACGAGTACAATTTGAACTGGAAATATTGGCATTTAAACGATCTTCCTATTATTCCTCCTCGTTTTAGTATTCGTGTAATTCCTGATAAAGGAGTGCAAAAGCAATTCGATGTTCTGGAAAAATTAATTGCCGGAGCCGATGAGGTTATAAATTGTGGTGATGCGGGAATAGAAGGAGAAGTTATTCAACGCTGGGTGTTGCACAAAGCAAAGTGTAAGGTACCAATAAAACGACTTTGGATTTCTTCTTTAACAGAGGAAGCCATTCGTGAAGGATTTCAGAATTTGAGAGATGGCAGCGAATTTGATAAATTATATGCCGCAGGATCTTCACGTTCTATTGGCGACTGGCTTTTAGGGATTAATGCCACCCGATTGTATACTTTAAAATATTCGAATGGGAAATCGGTTCTGTCTATCGGACGGGTACAAACACCTACTTTGGCTTTAATTGTTAATCGCCAAAAAGAGATTGAAAATTTTAAACCACAAACCTATTGGGAGCTAAAAACGGTTTACCGCGAGGTAAGTTTTGCAGCAACCAGAGGTCGATTTGACAATAAAGAGGAAGGAATTTCCTTTTTAGAAAAAATAAAACCCGAGCCATTTGAAATTGTATCAGTAGAAAAAAAGAGTGGGAAAGAACAGCCACCACGTTTGTATGATTTAACATCATTACAAGTAGATTGCAATCGAAAATTTAGTTTTTCTGCCGAAGATACTTTGCGAATTATTCAGAGTTTATATGAGAAAAAGTTAACGACTTATCCAAGGGTTGATACAACTTATCTTACCAATGATATTTATAAAAAAGTACCAGGAATACTAAGAAAATTAACTCCTTATAAAGATTTTGCAGAACCTTTACTGAAAGATAAGATAAGGAAATCGAAAAAAGTATTCGACGATAAAAAGGTGACTGATCACCATGCTATTATTCCTACAGGAGTAAATCCTTCGGGTATTAATTACGATGAGAAGCAGGTTTATGATTTGGTAACGAGGCGTTTCCTTTCTGTTTTTTATCCCGATTGTAAGGTGAGTAATACCACGGTAATGGGTAAAGTTACTGATATAGATTTTAAAGCGACAGGAAAACAGATTCTTGATCCGGGGTGGCGTGTTTTGTATGCCAAAGATAGTAATGTGGGAGAAGGAGTAATATTGCCGGCTTTCGAAAAAGGAGAGAGTGGGGAGCATTTGCCTGATTTTGCCGAAAAACAAACTCAGGCTCCAAAATATTATTCCGAAGCAAGCTTGCTTAGGGCAATGGAAACGGCTGGTAAACAGGTCGATGATGATGAGCTTCGCGATTTAATGAAAGAGAATGGAATTGGTCGTCCATCAACTCGTGCAAATATTATCGAAACCTTATTTAAACGTCGTTATATCAGGAAAGAAAAGAAGAGACTTGTTGCTACTGTTACTGGTGTTCAGTTAATTGATACCATACAAAATGAATTGTTAAAATCGGCAGAGTTAACAGGACAGTGGGAGAAAAAACTAAAAGATATTGAGCTGGGCAATTACGAAGTAAATCAGTTTATGGCCGAGCTAAAGAATATGGTTGTTGGTATAGTATGGGATGTAAAATCCAGAAAAAATATCAGCCAAATAGAGGTTATTGACGAAGAGAAAGAAAAGGAAAAAAAGAAAGCAGAAGCAAAAGCCAAAAAGAAAAAAGCGCAAGCAGCCGAAATTTCTTGCCCTAAATGTAAGGAAGGAAAAATTGTAAAAGGGAAAAGTGCTTTTGGTTGTACAAATTATAAAAATGGCTGTAATATTCGAATACCTTTCGAATTTGCAGGAAAAAAGCTTACCGATAAACAAGTTGAAGCCCTTGTATTAAAGGGGAAAACTCCCAAAATTAAAGGTTTTCTTATCGATGGAGTAAAGAAAAATGGTAATATAGTTCTTGATCCGGATTTTAGCTTGAGTTTATTAGAAGAAGAAAAAGAAGTTTGGACTTGTCCTAAGTGCAAAACAGGAAGCTTACTAAAAGGAAATGCTGCTTATGGATGTTCCAATTACAAGAATGGTTGTAAGTTCATAGTTCCTTTTGTGTTTATGGATAAAAAACTTACCGATGCTCAAATTAAATCATTGGTAACGCAACAAAAAACAGCATTAATAAAAGGTTTTATCGATCCTAATACAAAAGAAAAGGTGAATGGAAAACTCATTTTAAATAATCAGTGTCAAATAATTTTTGGAAAACAGTAA
- a CDS encoding histidine phosphatase family protein — MKHLFLVRHAKTEVIRYDITDFQRNLKNRGINDSNLIAKKLLLKDAIPDLIISSTANRAIQTANLFAKNLNYPEEKIVQLDKLYDGFTTHDFLEMLNKYGEDKDNIMVVGHNPSIEYLAFNLSQEFYDYVPTCTIIGIKFKVDKWSEIEVRTGEISLYEFPNKYKG; from the coding sequence ATGAAACATCTTTTTTTGGTACGACATGCAAAAACCGAAGTTATCAGATATGATATTACCGATTTTCAGCGAAATTTAAAAAATCGTGGAATTAACGACTCTAATTTAATTGCTAAAAAATTATTATTAAAAGATGCAATACCCGACTTAATAATTTCCAGTACAGCAAACAGAGCCATTCAAACAGCCAATTTGTTTGCCAAAAATTTAAATTATCCTGAAGAAAAAATTGTTCAACTCGACAAATTATACGACGGCTTTACTACTCATGATTTTTTAGAAATGTTAAATAAATACGGCGAAGATAAAGATAACATTATGGTAGTTGGTCATAATCCAAGCATTGAGTATTTAGCCTTTAATTTAAGCCAGGAATTCTACGATTACGTGCCAACCTGTACTATTATTGGAATAAAATTTAAAGTAGATAAGTGGAGCGAAATTGAAGTTAGAACAGGTGAAATATCCTTATACGAATTTCCTAACAAATACAAAGGCTAG
- the ppk1 gene encoding polyphosphate kinase 1: MSKYQFLNRDLSWLSFNKRVLEVATNKELPLYERIKFLAIYSSNLDEFYRVRVGTYKRFTELPPEDKKNLRENPDIILKKINAEVDRQQNQFGDIFRNQIIPELKENNIILLQNEKLSDEHHQFVKDFFLENVLPHAQPMLLLKKQVQPFLQNNAIYLAVKLYKRRSKKEEEGTHKKPRARYAIIKVPCHHFPRFIELPEIDGKHYIMFLDDIIKLRMKILFPGYKIDSSYSFKLSRDADLLIEDEYSGDLIEMIERSLIKRETGTPSRFLYDESIPKGFLKFLKDSFDLKPNDMVKGGRYHNFQDFFAFPNPKHPELEIEAYHPISVDELKVGSKSIFKTVRKKDRILHFPYQSYAYVIRFLNEAALDPKVEEIKATQYRVADNSAVVNALINAARNGKKVTVFVEVKARFDEETNLRSAREMRKAGVKIIYSIPGLKVHAKIALIKRKGDKKDYAFLSTGNFNEKTAKIYADHGFFTADQEIIHDLTQLFDYLENKTPGYTFKKLLIGHFNLKSELIRLIDREIENVKSGNKGHIILKMNGMQEREMIQKLYEASEKGVKIDLILRGICCLKPNQKYSKNIRVIRIVDQFLEHARAFYFYNKGENQLYLSSADWMNRNLHRRIECAFPIQDLAIKKELIHILKIQLADNTSARILDAKLNNIPVSRKENEPLVRSQIKIMEYLKNKEALLKEKNSVNKKND; encoded by the coding sequence ATGTCAAAATATCAGTTTCTTAACCGCGATTTAAGCTGGTTATCTTTTAACAAAAGAGTGTTAGAGGTAGCTACAAATAAGGAATTACCATTATACGAAAGAATTAAATTTCTTGCAATTTACTCATCGAACCTCGACGAATTTTATCGTGTTAGAGTTGGTACATATAAACGCTTTACCGAATTACCTCCCGAAGACAAAAAAAATCTTAGAGAAAATCCGGATATTATTTTAAAAAAAATTAATGCAGAAGTTGATCGTCAGCAGAATCAATTTGGAGATATTTTTAGAAATCAGATTATACCTGAATTAAAAGAAAATAATATTATTCTTTTGCAGAATGAAAAGTTAAGCGATGAACATCATCAGTTTGTAAAAGATTTTTTCCTAGAAAATGTTTTGCCTCATGCTCAGCCAATGCTACTTTTAAAAAAGCAGGTTCAACCATTTCTGCAGAATAATGCCATTTATTTGGCCGTTAAATTATACAAACGAAGAAGCAAAAAAGAAGAAGAAGGTACTCATAAAAAACCCAGAGCAAGATATGCAATAATAAAAGTGCCTTGTCATCATTTTCCTCGCTTTATAGAATTACCAGAAATCGACGGAAAACATTATATTATGTTTTTGGATGATATTATTAAATTGAGAATGAAAATCCTGTTTCCAGGATATAAAATTGATTCGAGCTATAGTTTTAAATTAAGTAGAGATGCCGATTTATTAATTGAAGATGAATATTCCGGCGATTTAATTGAAATGATTGAGCGCAGTTTAATAAAACGTGAAACAGGTACTCCTTCCCGTTTTCTTTACGATGAATCGATTCCTAAAGGATTTCTTAAATTTTTAAAGGACTCCTTCGATTTAAAACCTAATGATATGGTAAAAGGAGGCAGATATCACAATTTTCAGGATTTCTTTGCTTTTCCAAATCCTAAACATCCCGAATTGGAAATAGAAGCTTATCACCCAATAAGTGTTGATGAGCTTAAGGTTGGCTCAAAATCTATTTTTAAAACCGTACGTAAAAAAGATCGAATTTTACATTTTCCTTATCAATCGTACGCTTATGTAATTCGTTTTTTAAACGAAGCAGCCTTAGACCCTAAAGTAGAAGAAATTAAGGCTACACAATATAGAGTTGCCGATAATTCGGCTGTAGTTAATGCATTAATTAATGCAGCTCGAAATGGAAAAAAAGTAACTGTTTTTGTTGAAGTAAAAGCTCGTTTCGATGAAGAAACAAATCTTCGTTCGGCTCGTGAAATGAGGAAAGCGGGTGTTAAAATTATTTATAGTATTCCAGGCTTAAAAGTTCATGCTAAAATTGCTTTAATAAAACGAAAAGGCGACAAAAAAGATTATGCCTTTTTAAGCACAGGAAATTTTAATGAGAAAACGGCAAAAATTTATGCCGATCATGGCTTTTTTACTGCCGACCAAGAAATTATTCATGATTTAACACAACTATTCGATTATCTGGAAAATAAAACACCTGGTTATACATTTAAGAAATTACTAATTGGTCATTTTAATCTTAAGAGTGAATTAATTCGATTAATAGATAGAGAAATTGAGAATGTTAAAAGTGGCAATAAAGGCCACATAATTCTCAAGATGAATGGAATGCAAGAACGAGAAATGATTCAGAAACTATACGAAGCCAGCGAAAAAGGTGTTAAAATAGATTTAATTTTAAGAGGTATTTGTTGTCTTAAACCCAATCAAAAATATTCTAAAAACATAAGAGTGATACGTATTGTCGATCAGTTTTTAGAACATGCAAGAGCTTTCTACTTTTACAATAAAGGCGAAAATCAACTGTATCTTTCTTCGGCCGATTGGATGAACCGCAACCTTCACCGCAGAATAGAATGTGCTTTCCCAATTCAGGATTTGGCAATAAAAAAAGAACTAATTCATATTCTAAAAATTCAATTGGCAGATAATACTAGCGCTCGAATTTTAGATGCTAAATTAAATAACATTCCTGTTTCGAGGAAAGAAAATGAACCTTTAGTAAGATCGCAAATCAAGATTATGGAATACCTAAAAAATAAAGAAGCTCTACTAAAAGAGAAAAATTCTGTAAACAAAAAAAACGATTAA
- a CDS encoding DUF2007 domain-containing protein, whose product MNDQNQSKPIEIFSGSSWEVEMLKTILEDQQIKSFVKDEFIGSIAPHYSAGGVGAVKLLISDTDLEKAAPIVKEFEQNKSN is encoded by the coding sequence ATGAACGATCAGAACCAAAGCAAACCAATAGAAATTTTCTCAGGTAGCTCCTGGGAAGTAGAAATGCTGAAAACAATATTGGAAGACCAGCAGATTAAAAGTTTTGTTAAAGATGAATTTATTGGCAGCATAGCACCGCACTATTCGGCAGGAGGTGTTGGGGCTGTAAAATTATTAATATCAGATACGGACTTGGAAAAAGCCGCTCCAATAGTTAAAGAATTTGAACAAAATAAAAGCAATTAA
- a CDS encoding YwbE family protein: protein MNEGTRRENIKPGLKVKIVLKADQRSGKLTEGIVKDLLTNSSVHPHGIKVRLQDGQVGRVQEIIG, encoded by the coding sequence ATGAACGAAGGAACAAGAAGAGAAAATATTAAACCAGGATTAAAAGTAAAAATTGTTTTAAAAGCCGACCAGCGCAGTGGTAAATTAACCGAAGGGATAGTGAAAGACTTGCTAACCAACTCGTCTGTGCATCCGCATGGAATTAAGGTGCGTTTGCAAGATGGTCAGGTTGGTCGTGTTCAGGAGATTATCGGATAG
- the prmA gene encoding 50S ribosomal protein L11 methyltransferase: MDYIELKCQITPFSEDIADILMAELGEVDYESFTQTDDTVEAYIQAPLFDMKKVEELTINHLPNFNFSYTHKTIVSQDWNALWESNFQPVIIDDKVVIRASFHTDTPKVPYDIVIDPKMSFGTGHHSTTSLMVQNILETNLEGKTVLDMGCGTSLLAILASKRNAIRVDAIDIDEWPYHNSLENIKNNGTKNISVFLGDASLLKGKTYDVVLANINRNILVNDMKHYVACLPKNGQLIMSGFYTEDLPHIQKEAEKNNMTYLSHKVDKNWVAVRFIKE, from the coding sequence ATGGATTACATCGAATTAAAATGCCAAATAACTCCCTTCTCTGAAGATATTGCTGATATTTTAATGGCAGAACTTGGAGAAGTCGACTACGAAAGCTTTACTCAAACCGACGATACTGTTGAAGCTTATATTCAAGCCCCACTTTTCGACATGAAAAAAGTAGAAGAACTTACCATAAATCATCTTCCAAACTTTAATTTTTCATATACCCATAAAACTATTGTATCGCAAGATTGGAATGCCCTTTGGGAATCGAATTTTCAACCGGTAATTATCGACGATAAAGTGGTTATTCGTGCATCTTTTCATACCGATACACCTAAAGTTCCTTACGATATTGTGATCGATCCTAAAATGTCTTTCGGAACAGGGCATCACTCCACAACATCATTAATGGTTCAGAATATTCTCGAGACCAATTTAGAAGGTAAAACTGTATTAGATATGGGGTGCGGAACCAGCCTATTAGCGATTTTAGCCTCGAAAAGAAATGCCATAAGAGTAGATGCTATAGACATTGACGAATGGCCTTACCACAACTCTCTTGAGAACATTAAGAATAATGGCACTAAAAATATATCGGTATTTTTAGGCGATGCTTCCTTACTAAAAGGAAAAACTTATGATGTAGTATTAGCCAATATTAACCGAAATATATTGGTAAATGATATGAAACATTACGTTGCCTGTTTACCTAAAAACGGCCAGCTAATAATGAGTGGATTTTATACTGAAGATCTTCCCCATATTCAAAAAGAAGCAGAAAAAAACAATATGACTTACCTAAGCCATAAAGTCGATAAAAACTGGGTTGCAGTGCGTTTTATAAAAGAATAA
- the tpiA gene encoding triose-phosphate isomerase, whose product MRRKIVAGNWKMNNTLEEGIELAGQINDLVENTDINGVDVVIGTPFIHLTEVNKVVGEKIAVAAQNCADEKSGAYTGETSAAMIKSTGSKYIILGHSERRSYYGETSEILVKKVNLTLENGLDPIFCIGEVLEERQAEKHFEVVKNQIAEGLFHLSAEEFGKVVLAYEPVWAIGTGVTASSDQAQEMHAFIRKTLVEQYGEEVANNTSILYGGSCKPSNAKELFENADVDGGLIGGASLKAEDFMGIITAF is encoded by the coding sequence ATGAGAAGAAAAATTGTTGCAGGAAACTGGAAAATGAACAATACCCTAGAAGAAGGTATTGAGTTGGCGGGACAAATTAATGATCTTGTTGAAAACACTGATATTAACGGTGTAGATGTAGTTATCGGTACTCCTTTTATTCACTTAACTGAAGTAAATAAAGTAGTTGGTGAAAAAATCGCTGTTGCTGCTCAAAACTGTGCTGATGAAAAAAGCGGTGCTTACACTGGCGAAACCTCTGCTGCCATGATTAAATCAACAGGTAGTAAGTATATTATTTTAGGTCACTCTGAAAGAAGATCATACTATGGTGAAACCAGCGAAATTTTAGTTAAAAAGGTAAACTTAACATTAGAAAACGGACTAGATCCTATTTTCTGTATTGGTGAGGTTTTAGAAGAGCGTCAGGCAGAAAAGCATTTCGAAGTTGTTAAAAACCAAATTGCTGAAGGATTATTCCATTTATCAGCCGAAGAATTTGGTAAAGTTGTATTGGCTTATGAGCCAGTTTGGGCAATTGGTACAGGTGTTACTGCTTCTTCTGATCAGGCTCAGGAAATGCACGCTTTTATCCGTAAAACTTTAGTAGAACAATATGGCGAAGAAGTTGCTAACAATACTTCTATTCTTTATGGTGGTAGCTGTAAGCCTTCAAATGCTAAAGAATTATTTGAAAATGCTGATGTAGACGGTGGTTTAATTGGTGGAGCTTCCTTAAAAGCTGAAGATTTCATGGGAATTATTACTGCTTTTTAA